A part of Primulina eburnea isolate SZY01 chromosome 10, ASM2296580v1, whole genome shotgun sequence genomic DNA contains:
- the LOC140842893 gene encoding uncharacterized protein, giving the protein MTVVEYVSQFSALLAYFPHVASSDRNKLSHFMQGLNRTICTLVVAGAPVNYADAVEKAKNVEASLLLAEPQSVQPGFPQSFGGNVPMPVGAPLYRPLLTYHPSQPYQQSKQQNYKAKGKQFKKQTRSSSSSSCSQRGSSVGSPVGVFCDRCGGKHFSTQCTGVQGSCNICGQVGDYARVCPNTARQQFQQPQFGQGFRGQATRTFVPTQSFHQSSYPQPRGSAHQRFPGPQQAQVHALTQDQVQDAQGGVIAGICLIFNHPACILIDTGASHSFISVVFADEHEIATNPLIDTVLVSTPAGVCLMSHEIVLNCVIRFGDNIKITNLIKLDMSDFDCILGMDTLSNYRATVDCFHGVVRFRPYYGSKWNFYGSDLESCIPSVSAMEMFRILSTGNEGFMIYAVDATQGKRFEVSDISVVKEFPDVFPDEIPEFPPQREIGFSIELVSETNPISIAPYRLAPAELKELKEQLQDF; this is encoded by the coding sequence ATGACTGTAGTGGAGTATGTCTCTCAATTCTCAGCGCTTCTTGCCTATTTTCCTCATGTTGCTAGCAGTGATCGAAACAAGCTATCACATTTTATGCAAGGATTGAATCGAACCATTTGCACTTTGGTAGTAGCTGGAGCGCCTGTTAATTATGCCGATGCCGTTGAGAAAGCCAAGAATGTTGAGGCAAGCTTACTTTTGGCAGAACCACAGTCAGTTCAACCAGGTTTTCCTCAGAGTTTCGGAGGTAATGTGCCGATGCCAGTGGGTGCACCACTATACCGTCCTTTACTGACGTATCATCCTTCGCAGCCATATCAGCAATCCAAGCAGCAAAACTATAAGGCCAAAGGGAAACAATTCAAGAAACAGACTCGTAGTAGTTCTTCTAGTTCCTGCAGTCAGCGAGGAAGTTCAGTTGGGTCACCAGTTGGAGTATTTTGTGATCGTTGTGGTGGTAAGCATTTCAGTACTCAGTGTACGGGAGTTCAAGGATCTTGTAATATTTGTGGGCAAGTTGGAGATTATGCTAGAGTATGTCCGAATACAGCAAGACAACAATTTCAGCAACCTCAGTTTGGTCAGGGTTTTAGAGGACAAGCAACTAGGACTTTTGTTCCTACTCAGTCTTTTCATCAGTCTAGCTATCCTCAGCCTAGAGGTTCTGCACATCAGCGTTTCCCAGGGCCACAGCAGGCTCAAGTTCATGCTCTAACTCAAGATCAAGTTCAAGACGCACAGGGCGGAGTTATCGCAGGTATCTGCCTTATTTTTAATCATCCTGCGTGCATACTGATAgacacaggagcatctcattcatttatATCTGTTGTATTTGCTGATGAGCATGAGATTGCTACTAATCCATTGATAGATACTGTGTTAGTCTCTACTCCTGCCGGTGTATGTTTGATGTCTCATGAGATAGTTCTgaattgtgtgattagattCGGTGATAATATTAAGATAACTAATCTCATCAAGCTAGATAtgtctgactttgactgtattcTGGGAATGGATACTCTGTCTAATTATcgagctaccgttgattgtttccatggagttgtcagattcagaccgtaTTATGGTAGTAAATGGAATTTTTACGGTAGTGATTTAGAATCATGTATTCCATCAGTGTCAGCAATGGAAATGTTTAGAATCTTGTCGACAGGAAATGAAGGATTCATGATCTATGCAGTTGATGCGACTCAGGGAAAAAGATTTGAAGTTTCGGATATTTCTGTTGTCAAGGAATTCcctgatgtatttcccgatgaaatTCCTGAATTTCCACCCCAGAGGGAAATTGGTTTTAGCATTGAGTTGGTGTCCGAGACAAATCCTATTTCGATAGCACCATATCGTTTGGCTCCAGCggaattgaaagaactcaaagagcaatTACAGGACTTCTAG